A single genomic interval of uncultured Desulfobacter sp. harbors:
- the mmuM gene encoding homocysteine S-methyltransferase — protein MADVIRAYLKQQKYMIIDGALGTELERRGCNLDDPLWSARLLCDNPEMIAAVHTDYLHAGADCLITASYQATFQGLERHGFTHEQAQNLIRSAVTLAKTIVEGFWADPANRVNRLKPLVAASVGPYGAFLANRSEYTGNYGISEDKLVDFHRERLKTLISAGPDILACETLPCFAEARALVRLLEDLVEDRDMIPAWVSFSARDGQHINSGEAVRDCAQWLDGKPCVAAMGINCTDPVHVASLLKEIRFVTDKPVVVYPNKGEVYNNLTKSWAPKPGRPSFGEMAVQWAKHGARLIGGCCHTTPDDICQLALALKSKG, from the coding sequence ATGGCCGATGTTATCCGTGCGTATCTTAAACAGCAGAAATATATGATCATTGACGGGGCCCTTGGCACGGAGCTTGAGCGCCGGGGGTGCAATCTTGATGATCCGCTTTGGTCGGCTCGCCTTTTGTGTGATAATCCTGAGATGATCGCGGCAGTTCATACCGATTATCTTCATGCCGGTGCGGATTGCCTGATCACCGCAAGTTACCAGGCCACGTTCCAGGGTCTGGAACGCCATGGATTCACCCATGAACAGGCCCAAAACCTTATCCGGTCTGCTGTTACGCTGGCAAAAACAATCGTGGAGGGTTTCTGGGCGGATCCTGCCAACCGAGTCAACCGGCTTAAACCCCTGGTGGCTGCGTCGGTAGGTCCCTACGGGGCCTTTCTGGCGAACAGGTCGGAATACACCGGCAATTACGGCATAAGTGAAGATAAATTGGTTGATTTTCACAGAGAACGATTGAAAACACTGATCTCAGCCGGGCCGGATATCCTGGCCTGTGAAACCCTGCCCTGCTTTGCCGAGGCCAGAGCCCTTGTCCGTCTACTGGAAGATTTGGTGGAGGATCGGGATATGATTCCAGCCTGGGTCAGCTTTAGTGCAAGGGACGGGCAGCACATCAACAGCGGAGAGGCGGTCCGGGACTGCGCCCAATGGCTGGATGGCAAACCCTGTGTGGCAGCCATGGGTATCAACTGCACAGACCCGGTTCATGTGGCGTCCCTTCTGAAAGAAATCCGGTTCGTGACCGACAAACCGGTGGTGGTATACCCCAATAAAGGAGAGGTGTACAATAATTTAACCAAATCGTGGGCCCCAAAGCCGGGCCGGCCTTCTTTTGGTGAAATGGCGGTTCAATGGGCAAAACATGGGGCCAGGCTCATCGGGGGATGCTGCCATACAACGCCGGACGATATATGTCAGCTTGCTCTGGCTCTGAAATCAAAAGGGTAA
- a CDS encoding radical SAM protein, which yields MPLDICEIFYSLQGESTRAGLACVFVRLSGCNLSCSWCDTTYAATQSVSMTINQIVDQVSAFECPMVEITGGEPLIQSETPALISALLKKGFQVLLETNGSLNIASVDPACIRIMDVKCPLSGEAGSFLFDNFNHMTARDEIKFVVGSRQDYEYAASVIKTHLANHPREKIHISPVFGRIELSDLAAWILKDRLGARLSLQQHKIIWDPDLRGV from the coding sequence GTGCCCCTGGACATATGTGAAATTTTTTACAGCCTGCAGGGGGAATCCACCCGGGCGGGCCTTGCCTGCGTGTTTGTCCGACTGTCCGGGTGCAACCTGTCTTGTTCCTGGTGCGACACCACCTATGCCGCAACACAATCCGTCTCCATGACCATAAATCAGATCGTGGACCAGGTGTCTGCCTTTGAATGCCCCATGGTTGAAATTACCGGTGGAGAGCCCTTGATCCAGTCCGAAACGCCTGCATTGATATCCGCACTTCTGAAAAAAGGATTTCAGGTGCTGCTGGAAACCAATGGAAGTTTGAATATTGCGTCCGTTGATCCCGCCTGTATCCGCATCATGGATGTCAAGTGCCCTTTATCCGGTGAAGCCGGGTCATTTCTTTTCGATAACTTCAATCATATGACAGCCCGGGATGAAATCAAATTCGTGGTGGGATCACGGCAGGACTATGAATATGCCGCATCCGTCATTAAGACACACCTTGCGAACCATCCCAGAGAGAAGATCCATATCAGTCCGGTTTTTGGCCGAATTGAGCTTTCGGACTTGGCGGCATGGATACTTAAAGACAGGCTGGGTGCAAGACTGTCCCTTCAACAACACAAAATCATCTGGGATCCGGATTTAAGAGGAGTATAA
- the queD gene encoding 6-carboxytetrahydropterin synthase QueD, giving the protein MPGVYDLCVQDHFAAAHSLRGYDGNCSNLHGHNWVVEAHIRCTKLNQLGMGIDFRDIKSVVKDVLNKLDHTNLNDVAEFGSINPTAENLAKFLYSELSRRLNTEFIKVQKIMVFESPGCGSSYQEI; this is encoded by the coding sequence ATGCCAGGCGTATATGACCTTTGTGTCCAGGACCATTTTGCAGCAGCCCATTCCCTGAGGGGCTATGACGGCAACTGCTCAAATCTGCACGGCCATAACTGGGTTGTTGAAGCGCACATACGCTGCACCAAACTCAACCAGTTGGGCATGGGCATAGATTTTAGAGATATCAAAAGTGTGGTCAAGGATGTTTTAAACAAACTGGATCACACTAATCTTAATGATGTTGCCGAATTCGGATCAATCAATCCCACGGCTGAAAATCTGGCCAAATTTCTTTATTCGGAACTGTCCAGACGCCTGAATACCGAATTCATCAAAGTCCAGAAAATCATGGTATTCGAAAGCCCGGGCTGCGGCTCATCCTACCAGGAGATATAA
- a CDS encoding J domain-containing protein → MAQDYYKTLGIDKTATAADIKKAYRKLALKYHPDKTKGDKALEDKFKTISEAYAVLSDPEKRKQYDTYGSADFQQKFSQEDIFRNFDLGDILKEFGFGGGGGFNRSGGFSSSFKQGGARSSFSGVGGNPFFQNAGPGGGYGRKSPARGKDIEYEIPLTLDELINGAGKTITISQGGQAKAIEVKIPKGLTQGKKIRLAGKGESGTHGGPAGNLYIKSSPSLPQGITLEGNDILMKKDVRLTQAILGDKVEVTTPSGKTINLTLPPGTAQKAKMRLPGMGIPHMKGNGCGDLYVVVNIEMPKSLNSKQRKLIKELKETGL, encoded by the coding sequence ATGGCGCAAGATTATTACAAAACACTTGGCATAGATAAAACTGCGACAGCCGCCGACATAAAAAAGGCTTACAGAAAACTTGCCCTCAAATACCATCCGGATAAAACCAAAGGGGACAAGGCTCTGGAAGATAAGTTCAAAACCATTTCCGAAGCCTACGCGGTGCTCAGCGATCCTGAAAAAAGAAAACAGTATGACACTTACGGATCTGCCGACTTCCAGCAAAAATTTTCCCAGGAAGACATTTTCAGAAATTTTGACCTGGGCGATATTCTCAAAGAGTTTGGTTTCGGTGGTGGCGGCGGGTTCAATCGGTCCGGCGGTTTTTCATCTTCATTTAAACAGGGCGGTGCAAGGTCTTCGTTTTCCGGCGTGGGGGGCAATCCCTTTTTCCAGAACGCAGGGCCTGGTGGGGGGTACGGTCGCAAATCCCCGGCCCGGGGCAAAGATATAGAATATGAAATTCCTTTAACCCTGGACGAATTGATCAATGGTGCCGGCAAAACCATCACCATTTCCCAGGGCGGTCAGGCCAAAGCCATTGAGGTAAAAATCCCCAAAGGCCTGACCCAGGGTAAAAAAATCAGATTGGCAGGCAAAGGCGAATCAGGCACACATGGCGGTCCCGCCGGCAACCTTTACATCAAGTCCAGCCCGTCCCTGCCCCAGGGCATTACCCTGGAGGGAAACGATATCCTGATGAAAAAGGATGTCCGGCTCACCCAGGCCATTTTAGGGGACAAGGTTGAGGTGACCACCCCGTCAGGCAAAACCATCAATCTGACGTTGCCGCCGGGGACCGCACAAAAGGCAAAAATGCGTTTACCGGGCATGGGAATTCCCCATATGAAAGGAAATGGTTGCGGAGATCTCTATGTTGTGGTTAATATAGAGATGCCAAAGAGTTTAAACTCCAAACAGCGAAAACTAATCAAAGAACTTAAGGAAACAGGACTATAA
- a CDS encoding DUF3426 domain-containing protein — protein sequence MIITCEACSTQFVLDDAQIKPEGSKVKCSKCQHIFTAFPPDHPNVEVLDEPTPQDHDIPFGEQAFQDDSDFDKSHNDDLSLDSDSDADRRDADLEDTDIDFSEIEFDEPEFDEPELQQEPPELQTDTVALDSQDQDIEIDEPAENFDEDGLDFETADFEIDEPELDFQEDDLKLDTQDFEFDEIENETASGPASVSADINPDTADIEISFAQDDGADSDLELEELSLDMDDLSIEESSIDDLELDTEKDESLELDFDDDAQTDLILEDDDLDISLEPEEAQIDEPAQQQGDIIEEQLDIKDDGLPSNDIKLESDDSEKPSQEQDDWEADEEIEQTDTEQDKFAEYDTVLEQETEPEDADLTIPEPEVKDSTDTPETPLPPTDDKIDTTTETSRDQTPLITPPSAQSVRQKRSTKKKKGGGLAVKILLVLLLLIIAAYVAIIRLGVTIPVVSDIQIPFITQWLEPKQPAPQPPLKPVIDEPSIDGRFVSNKSAGDLFIVTGKIENPSKTAISYIQVKGTLMTKDNTKAATLIAYCGNIISEETLKSGNISDITKQMGVKQGYQNTNVNIKPGASVRFMLVFSNLPEDLSNFTVAMQGFEPAQE from the coding sequence ATGATAATTACCTGCGAAGCATGCTCAACCCAATTTGTCCTTGATGACGCCCAGATCAAGCCGGAGGGTTCAAAGGTTAAATGCAGTAAGTGCCAACATATTTTTACAGCCTTTCCACCAGACCATCCAAACGTTGAAGTACTTGACGAGCCAACACCCCAAGATCATGATATCCCCTTTGGTGAACAAGCGTTCCAGGACGATTCAGACTTTGACAAATCACATAATGACGATCTCAGTTTAGACAGCGACAGCGATGCGGACAGACGGGACGCTGATCTGGAAGATACAGACATTGATTTCTCAGAAATTGAATTCGATGAGCCTGAATTCGATGAACCTGAATTGCAACAGGAACCGCCTGAACTTCAGACAGACACAGTGGCGCTTGATTCCCAGGACCAGGACATTGAAATTGATGAGCCGGCCGAAAACTTTGACGAAGACGGACTCGATTTCGAAACTGCTGATTTTGAGATAGATGAACCGGAACTGGACTTCCAGGAAGATGATCTTAAGCTGGACACCCAGGACTTTGAATTTGACGAGATTGAAAATGAGACAGCTTCCGGGCCGGCATCAGTGTCTGCAGATATAAATCCGGATACAGCTGATATTGAAATCAGTTTTGCCCAGGATGACGGTGCAGACTCAGATCTTGAGCTGGAAGAGTTGTCCCTTGACATGGATGACCTATCCATAGAGGAGTCGTCCATTGATGACCTTGAACTGGATACAGAAAAGGATGAATCGCTGGAACTTGACTTTGACGACGATGCCCAAACAGATCTTATTCTTGAAGATGACGACCTGGATATATCTCTCGAACCCGAAGAGGCCCAGATTGACGAGCCTGCCCAACAGCAGGGCGACATAATTGAAGAGCAACTGGATATAAAAGATGACGGTTTACCTTCAAATGACATCAAGCTTGAATCTGACGACAGTGAAAAACCAAGTCAAGAACAAGATGACTGGGAAGCGGACGAGGAGATTGAGCAAACCGACACAGAGCAGGATAAATTTGCAGAATATGACACGGTGCTGGAACAGGAGACCGAACCGGAAGACGCCGATCTAACCATTCCGGAACCTGAAGTCAAAGACAGCACAGATACACCGGAAACTCCGTTGCCCCCGACGGATGACAAAATCGACACCACCACAGAGACATCAAGAGACCAAACACCCTTGATCACCCCGCCGTCCGCACAAAGTGTCCGCCAAAAACGAAGCACAAAAAAGAAAAAAGGGGGAGGCCTGGCAGTTAAAATTCTGCTGGTGCTGTTGCTGCTGATCATAGCTGCTTATGTGGCAATCATTCGTCTTGGTGTAACCATTCCGGTAGTCTCCGACATTCAGATTCCCTTTATCACCCAATGGCTTGAACCCAAACAACCTGCCCCCCAGCCGCCACTCAAACCCGTAATTGATGAACCCAGTATTGATGGCCGGTTTGTTTCCAATAAAAGCGCAGGAGATCTGTTCATTGTCACAGGCAAGATTGAAAATCCGTCTAAGACTGCTATAAGCTACATTCAGGTCAAAGGGACCTTGATGACTAAGGACAACACCAAAGCAGCAACGCTGATTGCCTATTGCGGAAATATAATTTCCGAAGAGACACTTAAGTCCGGTAATATCTCGGACATAACCAAGCAGATGGGTGTAAAACAAGGATATCAGAACACCAATGTCAATATCAAACCTGGCGCATCAGTCAGGTTTATGTTGGTTTTTTCCAATCTGCCCGAGGACCTGTCCAACTTCACCGTAGCGATGCAGGGATTTGAGCCGGCTCAAGAATAA
- the hpt gene encoding hypoxanthine phosphoribosyltransferase → MPEFIPLISQQEIKERNREIGQKITQDYKDLDLVVVGVLKGSFVFLADLVRQITIDHEIDLVGTSSYEGTSSTGQIVFTKQPDLELKGRDVLLVEDIVDTGRTLAKTVESMQFLNPRSIKICALIDKRERREAQINVDYSCFCIDGGFIVGYGLDYNEKYRNLPAIFNLKL, encoded by the coding sequence ATGCCTGAATTCATCCCCTTGATTTCCCAACAGGAAATCAAGGAAAGAAACCGGGAGATCGGACAAAAAATTACTCAGGATTATAAAGATCTTGATCTCGTGGTTGTTGGGGTGCTCAAGGGGTCTTTTGTTTTTCTGGCCGATCTTGTCCGGCAGATCACCATTGATCATGAAATTGATCTGGTGGGTACATCATCCTACGAAGGCACATCATCTACCGGACAGATCGTATTTACAAAACAGCCGGACCTTGAACTTAAAGGGCGGGATGTGCTGCTGGTGGAGGATATCGTGGATACAGGCCGGACCCTTGCCAAAACTGTCGAATCTATGCAGTTCTTAAATCCCCGGTCCATAAAAATATGTGCGCTGATTGATAAACGCGAACGCCGGGAAGCGCAAATCAATGTGGATTATTCATGTTTCTGCATTGATGGGGGATTTATCGTGGGCTATGGGCTGGACTATAATGAAAAATATAGAAACCTGCCGGCGATCTTTAATTTAAAATTATAA
- the queC gene encoding 7-cyano-7-deazaguanine synthase QueC produces the protein MTKKAVVLSSGGIDSTTAMAIAKNRGYNVYSLSFRYGQRHSVELECAKKVARHQGTIDHKIVDIDLRQFGGSALTDDIAVPKHESVSQIDQTQIPVTYVPARNTIFLSYAMAWAEVLKAEAIFIGVTAVDYSGYPDCRPQFIEAFQTMANLATKTGVTKETVLTIETPLIQMSKSEIITTGHGLGVDYSLTISCYDPDSRGRSCGRCDSCLHRKKGFSQAGIPDPTPYIRDPQI, from the coding sequence ATGACAAAAAAAGCCGTTGTTCTTTCATCCGGCGGCATTGATTCCACCACTGCCATGGCCATTGCCAAGAACAGGGGGTACAATGTTTACAGTTTAAGTTTCAGGTACGGTCAACGCCACAGTGTAGAGTTGGAATGCGCAAAAAAAGTAGCTCGCCACCAGGGAACCATTGACCATAAAATCGTGGACATTGACCTGCGCCAGTTCGGCGGTTCTGCGCTCACCGACGACATTGCCGTGCCCAAACACGAAAGCGTGTCACAGATTGATCAGACCCAAATTCCAGTCACCTATGTACCAGCCAGGAACACCATCTTTTTATCCTATGCCATGGCCTGGGCCGAGGTGCTTAAAGCCGAAGCCATTTTCATCGGTGTCACAGCCGTGGATTATTCAGGATACCCGGACTGCAGGCCCCAGTTCATTGAAGCCTTCCAGACCATGGCTAACCTGGCCACAAAAACCGGGGTAACAAAAGAAACTGTTTTGACCATTGAAACCCCTTTGATCCAAATGTCAAAATCCGAAATAATCACCACCGGACATGGGTTAGGCGTAGATTACAGTCTGACTATCTCCTGTTATGATCCGGACAGCCGGGGGCGCTCCTGCGGCAGATGCGACTCCTGCCTGCACCGTAAAAAAGGGTTTAGCCAAGCCGGGATTCCTGATCCGACCCCCTACATCAGAGATCCACAAATTTAG
- a CDS encoding Fic family protein — protein MKYIWQHKNWPHFTWNSDALLQSLGQVRFNQGSLIAQVRDLGFDIQQTARADVLVEEALKTSAIEGEKLDPDAVRSSVGRQLGFPDAGLKYVQDRKADGLVQILLDATNNHDRELTPERLFSWHAALFPTGYSGMIRINVAQWRDDNDGPMQVVSGPVGNKKVYFQAPPAHLINSEINAFISWVNKEPETDGIIKAALAHLWFITIHPFDDGNGRIARTLTDMLLSRDENSPKRFYSLSSQIMAERNDYYDILNSTQTGSMEISDWLKWFLGCMNRAILNSNALLKGIMIKARFWKTFAQMPLNPRQTKVINRLLDSGPNGFEGGLKNKKYMGIAHTSRATAQRELADLVQKMILVRLPGGGRSASYDLNWRKFL, from the coding sequence ATGAAATATATCTGGCAACATAAAAACTGGCCTCACTTTACATGGAACAGTGACGCATTATTACAATCTTTGGGTCAAGTCCGATTCAACCAGGGATCATTAATTGCTCAAGTCAGGGATCTGGGCTTTGATATCCAACAAACTGCCAGGGCAGATGTTTTAGTGGAAGAAGCCTTAAAAACTTCAGCTATTGAGGGAGAAAAGCTAGATCCGGATGCTGTCCGTTCTTCTGTGGGACGCCAACTTGGTTTTCCGGATGCGGGTTTGAAATATGTACAGGATCGTAAGGCCGACGGCCTTGTACAGATACTGCTGGATGCAACCAATAACCATGACCGGGAATTAACACCGGAAAGGCTTTTTTCCTGGCACGCCGCCCTTTTCCCTACTGGATATTCCGGTATGATTCGAATCAATGTAGCCCAGTGGAGAGATGATAACGACGGGCCAATGCAAGTTGTTTCAGGGCCTGTCGGCAATAAAAAGGTTTATTTCCAAGCCCCACCTGCTCATTTAATCAACTCTGAAATAAACGCTTTTATATCCTGGGTGAATAAGGAACCTGAAACAGACGGTATAATCAAAGCAGCCTTAGCCCATTTATGGTTTATTACAATTCATCCATTTGATGACGGGAACGGCAGGATTGCCAGAACATTGACTGATATGCTCCTGTCCAGGGATGAAAACAGTCCGAAACGTTTTTATAGTCTTTCATCACAAATAATGGCTGAGCGAAATGACTATTATGACATCCTAAATTCTACTCAGACCGGCAGTATGGAAATATCAGACTGGTTGAAATGGTTTCTTGGATGCATGAATCGGGCAATTCTAAATTCAAACGCTTTGCTGAAAGGAATAATGATTAAAGCACGATTCTGGAAAACATTTGCCCAGATGCCACTTAATCCCAGGCAGACAAAAGTTATCAACAGATTGCTTGATTCAGGCCCCAATGGTTTTGAAGGTGGGTTAAAAAACAAGAAATATATGGGGATCGCTCATACCAGTCGTGCCACTGCCCAAAGAGAATTGGCTGATCTGGTTCAAAAAATGATCCTGGTTCGGCTTCCTGGTGGGGGAAGAAGCGCAAGCTATGATCTTAATTGGAGAAAATTCTTATAA